The following proteins are co-located in the Clavibacter capsici genome:
- the gmk gene encoding guanylate kinase, with protein MRPEPPEVDRVAASQAAVAARRARAEVKHDIVTGERTPLGVLDASADPARRAEATLRVTEFLTSIPNIGPTKLERILGELGISTAKRLGGLGVHQRVRLTRFLEDWQAAKQIVEPSRLVVLAGPTAVGKGTVSTFIRENEPDVLLSVSATTRAPRPGEVEGVNYYFVSDAEFDRMVEHEELLEWATVHNAHRYGTPRAPIDAALAEGRSVLLEIDIQGARQVRAAMPEARLVFLLPPTWEELVRRLVGRGTEGPEEQQRRLDTAKVELAAQDEFDHLVVNRDVAEAAREVVDLMRSRKAVGP; from the coding sequence ATGAGGCCCGAACCACCCGAGGTCGACCGCGTCGCCGCCTCCCAGGCCGCGGTCGCCGCGCGCCGGGCCCGCGCCGAGGTGAAGCACGACATCGTGACGGGGGAGCGGACGCCGCTCGGCGTGCTCGACGCCTCCGCGGATCCCGCCCGCCGCGCCGAGGCCACCCTCCGCGTCACCGAGTTCCTCACGAGCATCCCCAACATCGGGCCCACCAAGCTCGAGCGGATCCTCGGCGAGCTCGGCATCTCCACCGCCAAGCGCCTCGGCGGCCTCGGCGTGCACCAGCGCGTGCGCCTCACCCGGTTCCTCGAGGACTGGCAGGCGGCGAAGCAGATCGTGGAGCCCAGCCGCCTCGTGGTGCTCGCGGGGCCGACCGCGGTCGGCAAGGGGACCGTGTCCACCTTCATCCGCGAGAACGAGCCCGACGTGCTGCTCTCCGTCTCCGCCACCACGCGCGCGCCGCGTCCCGGCGAGGTCGAGGGCGTCAACTACTACTTCGTCTCCGACGCCGAGTTCGACCGCATGGTCGAGCACGAGGAGCTGCTCGAGTGGGCCACGGTGCACAACGCGCACCGCTACGGCACGCCGCGCGCGCCCATCGACGCCGCGCTGGCCGAGGGCCGCAGCGTGCTGCTCGAGATCGACATCCAGGGCGCGCGCCAGGTGAGGGCCGCGATGCCCGAGGCCCGGCTCGTCTTCCTGCTGCCGCCCACCTGGGAGGAGCTCGTGCGCCGCCTGGTCGGTCGCGGCACGGAGGGGCCCGAGGAGCAGCAGCGCCGACTCGACACCGCGAAGGTCGAGCTGGCCGCCCAGGACGAGTTCGACCACCTCGTCGTGAACCGCGATGTCGCGGAGGCGGCGCGCGAGGTCGTAGACTTGATGAGATCCAGGAAGGCCGTCGGTCCGTGA
- the pyrF gene encoding orotidine-5'-phosphate decarboxylase, producing MTTADGGAAAVAPPFGARLARAFRERGHLCVGIDPHRSLLDAWGLADDARGLEEFGLRVVEATAGRAGIVKPQVAFFERHGSAGYAALERVLAAARDAGLLVIADAKRGDIGSTVDAYGAAWLAPDSPLRADAVTLTAYTGVGSLDGVRAAAETGGAGVFVLAATSNPEARELQSALLPDDGSAGAGRTVARGIQDAAVAANGPLGDPGADPGAFGLVIGATVDAADAGLDLAQLTRTPILAPGFGHQGALLGDVRKLFGPAAGVVIASASRSILATGPRRVAEAVTDHAGRLEEVLP from the coding sequence GTGACGACCGCCGACGGCGGGGCGGCTGCGGTCGCCCCGCCGTTCGGCGCGCGCCTCGCCCGCGCGTTCCGCGAGCGCGGGCACCTCTGCGTCGGGATCGACCCGCACCGGTCGCTGCTCGACGCGTGGGGCCTCGCCGACGACGCGCGCGGCCTCGAGGAGTTCGGCCTGCGCGTGGTCGAGGCGACCGCCGGACGTGCCGGCATCGTCAAGCCGCAGGTCGCGTTCTTCGAGCGCCACGGATCCGCGGGGTACGCCGCGCTCGAGCGCGTGCTCGCCGCCGCGCGCGACGCCGGCCTCCTCGTGATCGCCGACGCCAAGCGCGGCGACATCGGCTCCACGGTCGACGCGTACGGCGCCGCCTGGCTCGCGCCCGACAGCCCGCTGCGCGCCGACGCGGTCACCCTCACCGCCTACACGGGCGTGGGATCCCTCGACGGCGTCCGCGCCGCGGCCGAGACCGGGGGCGCGGGGGTCTTCGTCCTCGCCGCGACCTCGAACCCGGAGGCGCGCGAGCTCCAGAGCGCGCTCCTGCCCGACGACGGATCCGCCGGCGCCGGCCGCACGGTCGCGCGCGGGATCCAGGACGCCGCGGTCGCCGCCAACGGCCCGCTCGGCGACCCGGGCGCGGACCCCGGCGCCTTCGGCCTGGTGATCGGCGCGACCGTCGACGCCGCCGATGCCGGCCTCGACCTGGCGCAGCTCACGCGCACGCCGATCCTCGCGCCCGGCTTCGGCCACCAGGGCGCGCTGCTCGGCGATGTCCGGAAGCTGTTCGGCCCCGCCGCCGGCGTTGTGATCGCGAGCGCGTCCCGGAGTATCCTCGCGACTGGGCCACGGCGTGTCGCGGAGGCCGTCACCGACCACGCCGGACGACTCGAAGAGGTGCTGCCATGA
- the rpoZ gene encoding DNA-directed RNA polymerase subunit omega — MVDKTQGIIDPPIDELLSKVDSKYALVIFASKRARQINDYYADLHEGSLFDNVGPLVDSTIDDKPLSVAMHEINEDKLVATPIVEPAAS; from the coding sequence ATGGTTGACAAGACCCAGGGCATCATCGACCCGCCCATCGACGAGCTCCTCTCGAAGGTCGACTCGAAGTACGCGCTCGTGATCTTCGCCTCCAAGCGGGCCCGTCAGATCAACGACTACTACGCCGACCTGCACGAGGGCAGCCTGTTCGACAACGTCGGACCGCTCGTCGACTCCACCATCGACGACAAGCCCCTCTCGGTCGCCATGCACGAGATCAACGAGGACAAGCTCGTCGCCACGCCCATCGTGGAGCCCGCGGCCTCCTAG